In the genome of Desulfuromonas sp. DDH964, one region contains:
- a CDS encoding GGDEF domain-containing protein yields the protein MTLTDRINRKLERLSRPWLVVVALSATLLLGLINYWTGEELSFSLFYVAPLLLLAWYARREETYSCALLAALVWMAAEVANRSYYNAWAPFWNALVRFGFFLLVSHLVLRVRGLLRLQQALAGTDTLTGLVNGRIFYQRLGDEAQRAARYGRAYTLAYFDLDNFKQVNDSFGHGAGDQLLQAVARNLKRQLRSIDVAARLGGDEFALLLPETGFSAGGEALQKIQRELLSAMGEGDWPVTFSIGAVTFDGFEDDLDSLVRAADDLMYQAKRGGKNRLVHQLRADMAPSPVAPA from the coding sequence ATGACCCTTACCGATCGGATCAACCGCAAGCTGGAGCGGCTTTCGCGGCCATGGCTGGTCGTTGTGGCCCTTTCTGCCACCCTACTTCTTGGCCTGATCAATTACTGGACGGGCGAAGAGCTCTCCTTCTCGCTCTTCTACGTTGCACCGCTCCTGCTCCTGGCCTGGTACGCCCGGCGCGAGGAGACCTACAGCTGTGCCCTGCTCGCCGCCCTGGTCTGGATGGCGGCGGAGGTGGCAAACAGAAGTTATTATAATGCATGGGCGCCCTTTTGGAATGCCCTGGTGCGTTTCGGTTTCTTTCTCCTCGTCAGTCACCTCGTGCTGCGGGTCAGGGGCCTTTTGCGCCTCCAGCAGGCGCTGGCCGGGACCGATACCCTGACCGGCCTGGTCAACGGCCGCATCTTTTATCAGCGTCTGGGAGACGAGGCGCAGCGCGCCGCCCGCTATGGCCGGGCTTACACCCTCGCCTATTTCGACCTCGACAACTTCAAGCAGGTCAACGACTCGTTTGGTCATGGCGCCGGTGATCAGTTGCTCCAGGCCGTTGCCCGCAACCTGAAGCGGCAGCTCCGCAGTATCGATGTGGCGGCGCGTCTGGGCGGGGACGAGTTCGCACTGCTGTTGCCGGAGACCGGGTTCAGTGCGGGGGGCGAAGCTCTGCAAAAAATTCAGCGGGAGTTGCTGTCAGCGATGGGAGAGGGCGATTGGCCGGTCACCTTCAGTATCGGGGCGGTTACTTTCGACGGCTTTGAGGACGATCTCGACAGCCTGGTCCGGGCAGCTGACGACTTGATGTATCAGGCGAAGCGGGGCGGCAAAAACCGGCTGGTCCACCAGCTCAGGGCCGACATGGCGCCGTCACCGGTTGCCCCTGCTTGA
- the tatB gene encoding Sec-independent protein translocase protein TatB, whose amino-acid sequence MFGIGMPELLLILALALIVIGPKKLPDIARALGRGFAEFRRATDELKTSFHEEVRTAETKKRLLEEGKIHPPGAARKEAEGGSEEAGPADDPYRTAREERAAAPSEDAGNER is encoded by the coding sequence ATGTTCGGAATCGGCATGCCCGAGCTCCTGCTGATCCTGGCCCTTGCCCTGATCGTCATCGGCCCGAAGAAACTCCCCGATATCGCCCGTGCCCTCGGTCGCGGCTTCGCCGAATTCAGGCGCGCCACCGACGAGTTGAAGACCTCCTTCCACGAGGAGGTTCGAACTGCCGAAACCAAGAAGCGCCTGCTCGAGGAAGGCAAAATCCATCCCCCCGGCGCCGCCCGCAAAGAGGCGGAGGGCGGGTCGGAAGAAGCGGGCCCCGCGGACGACCCCTATCGGACCGCCCGGGAAGAGCGGGCGGCGGCCCCGAGCGAGGATGCCGGAAATGAGCGATGA
- the tatC gene encoding twin-arginine translocase subunit TatC — protein MSDESLPFTKHLEELRRRLIIAAGSWLVAFIACYSYSEQLFQFISGPVRAALPAGSSLVFINATEPFFTYLKIAALTGLLIALPVIFWQLWGFVAPGLYAHEKKLAVPFVFASTLCFGAGAYFGFRFVFPTIFTFLINYGTSSGEISAMLSMGQYLALSSKLLLAFGLVFELPIIIFFLARMGIVDHLWLRRNRKYALIAAFVIGAILTPPDVFSQTALALPFIILYEVGIWVAFFFGKKRAREAKDSGPGEAG, from the coding sequence ATGAGCGATGAAAGCCTCCCCTTTACCAAGCACCTGGAGGAGTTGCGGCGCCGCCTGATCATCGCCGCCGGGTCCTGGCTGGTCGCCTTCATCGCCTGCTACAGCTACTCGGAACAACTCTTCCAGTTCATTTCCGGGCCGGTGCGGGCCGCCCTGCCGGCAGGAAGCTCGCTGGTCTTCATCAACGCCACCGAACCCTTCTTCACTTACCTGAAGATCGCGGCCCTGACCGGCCTGCTCATTGCCCTGCCGGTCATCTTCTGGCAGCTCTGGGGCTTTGTCGCGCCCGGGCTCTATGCCCATGAAAAGAAGCTCGCCGTCCCCTTCGTCTTTGCCAGTACGCTCTGCTTCGGGGCCGGGGCCTATTTCGGCTTTCGCTTCGTCTTTCCCACCATCTTCACTTTTCTCATCAATTATGGTACCAGCAGCGGCGAAATCAGCGCCATGCTCTCCATGGGGCAGTACCTCGCCCTGTCGAGCAAGCTGCTGCTCGCCTTCGGTCTCGTCTTCGAGCTGCCGATCATCATCTTTTTCCTCGCCCGCATGGGCATTGTCGACCATCTCTGGTTGCGCCGCAACCGCAAGTATGCACTGATCGCCGCCTTTGTCATCGGCGCCATCCTGACCCCGCCCGATGTCTTTTCCCAGACCGCCCTGGCCCTGCCGTTCATCATCCTCTACGAAGTCGGAATCTGGGTCGCCTTCTTCTTTGGTAAAAAAAGGGCGCGCGAAGCCAAAGATTCCGGCCCCGGAGAAGCAGGCTGA